GTTTCGACTGTTTTCACACTGATCCCAAGTTTGTCGGCTGCCTCTTTGTTGGATAGGCCCTCGGCGAGCAACTGAATTAACTCCCTTTCCCGCGATGTCGGCTGCTCGTCGTTAAGCTTGGCCGCGTGCGGAAGGTTGCCCATTCTCAAGCTTTCGAAGATAACCTCGGAGATCTGCGAACTGAAGTAGTGCTTGCCTTGGAGAACGCACCTCACCGCGTCGAGCAACTGCCGACCAGCGTCGGACTTCAAAATATAGCCGTGGGCACCGGTGCGGAAGATCTCGACCACGACCTGTTCAGCATCGTGGACAGTAAAGACCAGAACTTTTGTATCTGGGCAGAGCTTGAGCACCTGCTTGGCAGCCTCAATGCCATTCAACTCGGGCATGGTCACATCGAGGATCGCCACGTCCGGTTGGAGCTGCTCAGCCATTTTAACCGCCTCCCGCCCCGTGGAAGCCTCCCCACAGCAACTGTAGCCCCCAGCCTCGATCAAATTGCGCACTCCGGCACGCACGATCTCATGGTCGTCGGCAATCAGGACGGTGGGTTTCTTCTTAGCCATGGAATCAATCTTTGACCACGGATATCACGAATTCCACCGATACCGCAGTAAGTGGGTTAGAATACTCTTGCCGAAACATTATTCCTTGCTGACCGATAGCGTTTCGACTCTCGTCCCAGAAGATCAGTGCCATCTGTGCAATCCGTGGTTAAATCTTTTCGGAATTGTGGCTATTCCTCCGCCACGGCCAGTTTTTCATCGACCGCCGAATACTCCACGCCGCGAAAAAGCCGTCCGGCCAACTTCGAAGTCGTCCGCTCGTCCTGAACTCCCCCGGCTTCGCACCACAAGCGCAGCACATCGCCTCCGTAGTCCAAACCCGTCGGGAAAACGAGCGATCCCGCCTCGAGTCTCACTTGACGAAAAACGTCCTCTTGCCGAAGTGGCTCCACCAAACACCCGGACAAACCGCGCAGATCCGGCCCCAGATCCAATACGTAGTTCGCCCCGTCAGCGAAGCACAACCTTAGCGTCGTGCCCTCGACCGGCACTGCCTCAACCAGCCGCAGAGATGATAGTTCTCTTTGCATTTCTGAGCGTTTAGTTCAAAGGCTCGATTGTGGGTAGTGGCTTCATTTCGCGAGCCGACTGCCAACAGCCAACCAATTCATCTTCGTGCAGCATAGCCCACTCCATGACCAGCGCAACAGCCCTCGGCGAAAGATCACCGTAAAGGTAGGACAAGGGCCGAATGGCAAAAACACCTTCGCACCCCGCATGCCAAGCGTGAAAGTGCGGCGGGTTGTGTTCACCCCGATAGTTGAAGGTGATCTGGATTCCAAAAAACTCCGAAACCTTGGGCATGGAGCATTTCTAAGCCACGGATGAGGGAAGATAAACGACAAGATTTTTTGGAAGCACCGTTTCCTCCCGTTGTCCAACGGGAGGAAACAATCCTTCTTAATCCGCGTCAATCCGTGGCTAAGAACCTCCGTGCCTCTGCGCGCCTCCGTGAGAGATGTCCCAGCATCCCCTCACTCCAGCGCCTTCTCGAGCGTCTTTAGAAGAGCGGGAACGTCTCGCGTCGCCGTTTCCCAGACCCTTTCGAGATCTACCTCCCCGTAGTGATGAGCGATGATGT
The nucleotide sequence above comes from Chthoniobacterales bacterium. Encoded proteins:
- a CDS encoding DUF4160 domain-containing protein; translated protein: MPKVSEFFGIQITFNYRGEHNPPHFHAWHAGCEGVFAIRPLSYLYGDLSPRAVALVMEWAMLHEDELVGCWQSAREMKPLPTIEPLN
- a CDS encoding DUF2442 domain-containing protein: MQRELSSLRLVEAVPVEGTTLRLCFADGANYVLDLGPDLRGLSGCLVEPLRQEDVFRQVRLEAGSLVFPTGLDYGGDVLRLWCEAGGVQDERTTSKLAGRLFRGVEYSAVDEKLAVAEE
- a CDS encoding response regulator transcription factor, which translates into the protein MAKKKPTVLIADDHEIVRAGVRNLIEAGGYSCCGEASTGREAVKMAEQLQPDVAILDVTMPELNGIEAAKQVLKLCPDTKVLVFTVHDAEQVVVEIFRTGAHGYILKSDAGRQLLDAVRCVLQGKHYFSSQISEVIFESLRMGNLPHAAKLNDEQPTSRERELIQLLAEGLSNKEAADKLGISVKTVET